Proteins encoded within one genomic window of Kibdelosporangium phytohabitans:
- a CDS encoding penicillin-binding transpeptidase domain-containing protein, whose protein sequence is MSKRAFGYAVTALLLVAGLIAAFMTMQAPPARQPAPPKPVRVYWADSTELDMADPAANLVWQQAKRELAGFGVGDKELANGYAVDLTIDPETQAKARRILDETLAGQPENLRTALVAVDPKTGRVVAYSGYSTRKPDVDFAASWQNTGGAFLPFVLVGLLKHKDRPLANHVYDGTSGRRFGSVLITNPPGPDCGRLCPVATAMKDDVYTVFADIAFNELGSQAVVNAAVASGMPDRIGDAGERLDGQLELGIALGGGKYVARPLDMAGAYATFAAGGVKHIPHLVAKVRNPENNTTVYDDAASAPPRPAYDTDDKKNFRTARTVTETLLPAGPPCAGNRPCAGKPGTHTCAKTEKTGTGDACATWMVGYTPQISTAVWVGSADSSALKDSAGNPLTGKGMAGKAWQVFMDDYLTGKPVEQFPPLS, encoded by the coding sequence ATGAGCAAGCGGGCTTTCGGGTACGCGGTCACCGCTTTGTTGCTGGTCGCGGGCCTGATCGCGGCCTTCATGACCATGCAGGCGCCGCCGGCGCGGCAACCGGCACCGCCGAAGCCCGTGCGGGTGTACTGGGCGGACTCGACGGAGCTGGACATGGCCGATCCGGCCGCGAACCTGGTCTGGCAGCAGGCGAAACGCGAACTGGCGGGGTTCGGGGTCGGCGACAAGGAGCTGGCGAACGGCTACGCGGTCGACCTGACGATCGACCCGGAAACCCAGGCCAAAGCCCGCCGGATCCTGGACGAGACGCTCGCGGGCCAGCCGGAGAACCTCCGGACGGCGTTGGTGGCGGTCGACCCGAAGACAGGCAGGGTGGTCGCCTACAGCGGGTACAGCACGCGGAAACCGGACGTCGACTTCGCCGCGTCCTGGCAGAACACGGGCGGGGCGTTCCTGCCGTTCGTCCTGGTGGGGCTGCTGAAGCACAAGGACCGTCCGCTGGCGAACCACGTGTACGACGGCACGTCCGGGCGAAGGTTCGGCAGCGTGCTGATCACCAATCCGCCGGGGCCGGACTGCGGGCGGTTGTGCCCGGTGGCCACCGCGATGAAGGATGACGTGTACACGGTGTTCGCCGACATCGCCTTCAACGAACTGGGATCCCAGGCGGTGGTCAATGCCGCGGTGGCGAGCGGGATGCCCGATCGGATCGGCGACGCGGGTGAGCGGCTGGACGGACAGCTGGAGCTCGGCATCGCGCTCGGCGGCGGGAAGTACGTCGCCCGCCCGCTGGACATGGCGGGCGCCTACGCGACGTTCGCGGCGGGAGGCGTGAAGCACATTCCGCACCTGGTCGCCAAAGTCCGCAATCCGGAGAACAACACGACCGTCTACGACGACGCCGCGTCGGCGCCGCCAAGGCCCGCGTACGACACGGACGACAAGAAGAACTTCAGGACAGCCCGGACGGTCACCGAGACCCTGCTGCCCGCCGGTCCGCCGTGCGCCGGGAACCGGCCCTGTGCGGGCAAACCGGGAACCCACACCTGTGCCAAGACGGAGAAAACCGGAACCGGCGACGCCTGCGCGACGTGGATGGTCGGCTACACACCGCAGATCTCGACAGCGGTGTGGGTGGGATCGGCGGACTCGTCAGCGCTGAAGGACAGCGCGGGCAACCCGTTGACAGGCAAGGGCATGGCCGGGAAAGCCTGGCAGGTGTTCATGGACGACTACCTGACGGGCAAGCCGGTCGAGCAGTTCCCGCCGCTGTCCTGA